A window of Fluoribacter dumoffii NY 23 contains these coding sequences:
- a CDS encoding sodium:calcium antiporter, which yields MNIFTAFGLFIVGLVLILYFAEKLVKGAVGTSGGFGISTFFISVVFIGFDPENLAVGAVGTFNDMAGIALGSIIGAAMVAIALAFGITAFIAPMQFKRTPKQILILPNLAILLLGLLSLDGELSRIDGLILFASFIFSVIYLLWLNKKGYDIKPSHELSETIASAKKEHRWKAFGLLFLSLAAIIVGSEFIVMASKTMIRYFGLSGTFFGMIILAFLVSIEEIARELPAALKGRSEISFGNVVGSIFAFFLFNASIISMIKPVMVNQQTLFFYLPFCLFTMIVISLFMLTQRISRWMGGSLVILYLIFATVGYFLNNMQ from the coding sequence ATGAATATTTTTACGGCATTTGGGCTCTTTATTGTAGGGCTTGTCTTAATACTTTATTTTGCTGAGAAACTGGTGAAAGGAGCTGTGGGAACTTCTGGAGGTTTTGGGATATCTACCTTTTTCATTAGCGTCGTTTTTATAGGTTTTGACCCGGAAAACTTAGCTGTTGGAGCAGTCGGTACTTTTAACGATATGGCTGGTATTGCTTTAGGTTCTATCATTGGCGCTGCGATGGTAGCTATAGCACTGGCGTTTGGTATTACTGCATTCATTGCACCCATGCAATTTAAACGAACACCAAAGCAGATACTCATTTTACCTAATCTTGCCATTCTTCTGTTAGGCCTGTTATCACTTGATGGTGAACTTTCAAGAATTGACGGCCTGATTTTATTTGCCAGTTTTATTTTCTCCGTAATTTATCTCTTATGGCTTAATAAAAAAGGGTATGACATCAAACCATCTCATGAACTTTCTGAAACCATTGCTTCGGCTAAAAAAGAGCATCGATGGAAAGCCTTTGGACTCTTGTTTCTTTCTCTTGCAGCCATTATTGTCGGTAGTGAGTTCATCGTTATGGCATCTAAAACCATGATTCGTTATTTTGGACTTTCCGGTACCTTTTTCGGAATGATTATTCTGGCTTTTTTAGTCAGCATTGAAGAAATAGCACGAGAATTGCCTGCAGCACTTAAAGGAAGATCTGAGATAAGCTTTGGTAATGTGGTCGGCTCAATTTTTGCGTTTTTCCTGTTTAATGCGAGTATTATTTCCATGATAAAACCTGTAATGGTTAATCAACAAACATTGTTTTTTTACCTACCTTTTTGTTTATTCACCATGATTGTAATTTCCCTTTTCATGCTAACGCAAAGAATATCGCGATGGATGGGTGGAAGCCTGGTTATTTTGTATTTAATCTTTGCCACAGTAGGTTATTTTTTAAATAATATGCAGTGA
- a CDS encoding sterol desaturase family protein → MTTFTVAFLLIRPTTSFFLGWTASTPFGLIRWLRLTGLRETLVGFLLLDLSFYYWHITNHKIPFLWRFHNVHHMDPDLDVSTGFRFHPGEVALSTIFRAIQVALIGVSASTFVIYEAIFQIGTFFHHSNLRLPLRLERVLSLIFVTPRMHGIHHSNFKKETDSNYSVVFSVWDRLHRTIGLGISQEEIDIGVPGYAMKKDNHLKQVMILPFAQQREYWKDESGHKRLSRGEEIRRRVQWLAE, encoded by the coding sequence ATGACTACCTTTACAGTCGCTTTTCTGCTGATACGTCCGACGACAAGCTTTTTTCTCGGCTGGACCGCCAGCACGCCATTCGGACTAATACGGTGGCTTAGACTCACAGGGCTTCGGGAAACTTTGGTCGGCTTTTTACTGTTGGATCTTAGCTTCTATTATTGGCATATTACCAACCACAAAATTCCGTTCCTGTGGCGCTTTCATAATGTACACCATATGGATCCCGACCTTGATGTTTCCACAGGTTTTAGGTTTCACCCAGGTGAGGTGGCGCTTTCCACTATCTTTCGAGCTATTCAAGTGGCACTCATCGGCGTATCGGCGAGCACTTTTGTGATTTACGAAGCCATATTTCAGATTGGTACTTTTTTCCATCATTCAAACCTGCGCCTTCCGTTGCGTTTGGAACGGGTACTGAGCCTTATTTTCGTAACACCGAGGATGCATGGCATTCATCACTCTAATTTCAAAAAGGAGACAGATTCGAACTACTCCGTTGTTTTTTCGGTTTGGGACAGGTTACACCGGACAATCGGCTTAGGTATATCCCAGGAAGAAATTGATATCGGAGTTCCTGGATATGCGATGAAAAAAGATAACCACTTAAAACAAGTAATGATATTACCGTTTGCCCAACAGCGGGAATATTGGAAGGACGAATCTGGTCATAAACGATTATCCAGGGGAGAAGAGATACGACGCCGAGTCCAGTGGCTGGCAGAATAG
- the trbL gene encoding P-type conjugative transfer protein TrbL: MNKKIFPYVIAFGLFGFSACCHAKGHGMDSRDLLDNILQRFASTSALWSKTMLSYARYLFWSLASISMVWTYGLMALRKADIQEFLAETVRFFVVVGFFYWILDNGPAIAKAIIDSMRQLAAKASGINEHVSPSDIVDVGFDIVSKAIDSSSIWSPAATTVGLLVAGVILIILALVSINMLIILITAWILTYGGIVLLGFGGGRWTQDIAINYYKTVLGIALQAFAMILIIGIGKSFVDQYYAAMSENIMLKEMFVMLVVAVLLLVLIDKIPPALAGIVSGGGSGGGGGLGLGGAMGAAGIAGAAMAGAAGTALAQSGGGLSALNAAFKAASQSTNSGDTSTLSGMDKGSKTGGLAEAMGTAAKFACSFGSHLASGTMDVAREKANTIKESIAEKIADTTGGKIAEAIQNKANSSTSETQESNAQNILSMGTPAGSLSSGFEASDEVNQFVNQKASGESQ, encoded by the coding sequence ATGAATAAAAAAATATTCCCCTATGTAATTGCGTTTGGTTTATTTGGGTTTTCTGCTTGCTGCCATGCCAAAGGGCATGGCATGGATAGTCGTGATTTACTGGATAATATTTTACAGCGATTTGCCAGCACATCTGCACTGTGGAGCAAAACCATGTTGAGTTACGCCAGGTATCTTTTCTGGTCCTTGGCCTCAATTAGTATGGTGTGGACATACGGCTTGATGGCATTACGTAAAGCAGACATTCAAGAATTCTTAGCTGAAACGGTACGTTTTTTTGTAGTTGTCGGTTTTTTCTATTGGATTTTAGACAATGGACCTGCAATTGCAAAAGCAATCATAGACTCCATGCGACAACTTGCGGCAAAGGCTTCTGGAATTAATGAGCATGTCTCTCCTTCTGATATTGTGGATGTTGGGTTTGATATTGTCTCAAAAGCTATAGACAGCTCATCTATCTGGTCCCCTGCAGCAACTACCGTTGGTTTGCTCGTTGCAGGGGTTATTCTGATTATTCTAGCTTTAGTCAGTATTAACATGCTCATTATCTTAATCACCGCCTGGATCTTAACTTATGGTGGCATTGTTTTATTAGGGTTTGGTGGTGGCCGTTGGACGCAGGATATTGCGATTAACTACTACAAAACTGTGTTGGGTATTGCATTACAAGCTTTTGCCATGATTTTGATTATTGGTATCGGTAAATCTTTTGTAGATCAATATTACGCAGCGATGTCTGAAAACATCATGCTCAAAGAAATGTTTGTCATGCTGGTTGTTGCCGTACTATTGCTAGTTCTTATTGATAAAATTCCACCTGCTTTAGCTGGCATTGTGTCAGGAGGTGGTTCTGGCGGTGGCGGTGGACTAGGTCTTGGTGGGGCTATGGGAGCCGCAGGAATTGCAGGTGCTGCCATGGCAGGTGCAGCAGGCACTGCACTTGCCCAAAGTGGTGGTGGATTATCCGCACTTAATGCCGCGTTTAAAGCAGCCAGTCAATCAACCAATTCTGGTGACACAAGTACACTGTCTGGAATGGATAAAGGCTCCAAAACTGGTGGTTTAGCTGAAGCGATGGGAACTGCTGCCAAATTTGCATGCTCTTTTGGATCACATTTAGCCTCAGGAACTATGGATGTTGCTCGTGAGAAAGCGAACACGATTAAAGAATCAATTGCTGAAAAAATCGCTGACACAACGGGTGGGAAAATTGCTGAAGCAATCCAAAACAAGGCGAATTCATCCACTTCTGAAACGCAAGAATCCAACGCGCAAAATATTTTATCCATGGGCACACCTGCGGGTAGTCTTAGTTCAGGATTTGAGGCATCAGATGAGGTGAATCAGTTTGTAAACCAAAAGGCATCTGGAGAGAGCCAATGA
- a CDS encoding zincin-like metallopeptidase domain-containing protein, with amino-acid sequence MIKMPYHQVVANQIIESLKAGTAPWLKPWEPGIGNGQIPYNPITGKHYRGINALYLMLNQNDDNRWLTYKQAQSMDAQVRKGEKGTTIQYWKFHEEQTKHDDAGYPVLDEHGNPLKVQVNLERPKVFYATVFHASQIDNMPELIAKEPDWSLIERAEKLLHNSGANIEHSEADRAFYRLSTDSIHLPPKEQFKSTANYYATALHELGHWSGHPSRLDRDLGHPFGSDAYAKEELRAEIASMLLGAELGIGHDPSQHTAYIKSWIRVLEDEPLEIFRASADAEKIVNHLCALEQTQDIQIAELIEIKDSKLKEEVFMASENTTSEKVWLSIPFKQKEIAKSTIGKLPDGTSGIAWDKVQKCWYANPGVPIEKIKAWLPEHQVLSQDKALIPADEFKTALLSLGAIVSGEHPIMDGKPHRISTEGDKNGEKAGFYVTHLDGIPAGYIKNNRTGAELNWKCKGYILTDEQKATFKAQALEHQQTRQLELEAKQKSTALRLQQKLSMMTEVVEPTPYMQAKGIEVHSGVYTDNEKQLTCIPATDCEGTLWTIQYISEDGTKRFAKDSKKEACFHVLGGIEKLSDAPVIVIAEGYATAATIKEATELPAVVSAFDSGNLKSVAKALHEKYPHTPIIMAADDDKHLELSQGINPGKEKALEAASAINGFIVIPTFAPHEQSLHPKKFSDFNDLANHSRLGFEGVKRQIKPKVEKIAKRCNRLHQWRESNVVHIA; translated from the coding sequence ATGATTAAAATGCCGTATCATCAAGTTGTTGCCAATCAAATTATTGAAAGCCTGAAAGCAGGAACCGCTCCCTGGTTGAAACCATGGGAGCCAGGCATAGGCAATGGTCAAATTCCATATAATCCGATCACCGGAAAACATTATCGAGGAATTAATGCATTGTATTTAATGCTGAACCAAAATGATGACAACCGTTGGTTAACCTACAAACAAGCACAAAGTATGGATGCGCAAGTTCGCAAAGGAGAAAAAGGCACCACAATCCAATACTGGAAATTTCATGAAGAACAAACCAAACACGATGATGCGGGTTATCCTGTGCTTGATGAACATGGTAATCCATTAAAAGTGCAGGTGAATCTTGAACGACCTAAGGTGTTTTATGCAACGGTATTTCATGCTTCTCAAATTGATAATATGCCAGAACTCATTGCAAAAGAGCCAGATTGGTCCTTAATTGAAAGAGCAGAAAAGCTGTTACATAACTCTGGCGCTAACATTGAACATTCTGAAGCAGACAGAGCTTTTTACAGATTATCGACTGACAGCATCCATCTTCCACCAAAAGAACAATTTAAATCCACTGCGAACTATTATGCCACTGCCTTGCATGAGTTAGGACATTGGAGTGGTCATCCTTCAAGACTGGATAGAGATTTAGGTCATCCCTTTGGTTCAGATGCCTATGCCAAAGAAGAGCTTAGAGCTGAAATTGCAAGCATGCTTTTAGGTGCTGAACTTGGTATAGGCCATGACCCTTCTCAACACACTGCATATATCAAATCATGGATTCGTGTTTTGGAAGATGAGCCATTAGAAATATTCAGAGCATCCGCAGATGCAGAAAAAATAGTGAATCACTTGTGTGCTTTAGAACAAACCCAAGACATTCAAATAGCAGAACTTATTGAAATCAAGGATAGTAAACTAAAAGAGGAAGTCTTTATGGCGTCTGAAAACACCACTTCTGAAAAGGTCTGGTTAAGCATCCCCTTCAAACAAAAAGAGATTGCCAAATCCACAATAGGAAAACTCCCTGATGGAACGTCAGGCATTGCTTGGGATAAAGTGCAAAAATGTTGGTATGCAAATCCTGGTGTTCCTATTGAGAAAATCAAAGCCTGGCTTCCTGAACATCAAGTACTGTCTCAGGATAAAGCGCTTATACCAGCGGATGAATTTAAAACGGCATTGCTAAGCCTCGGTGCTATTGTTTCAGGAGAGCACCCGATTATGGATGGAAAACCTCATCGTATCTCCACAGAGGGTGATAAAAACGGTGAAAAAGCAGGATTTTATGTAACCCATTTAGATGGTATACCAGCAGGATATATTAAAAACAATCGAACTGGTGCTGAGCTTAACTGGAAATGTAAAGGTTACATTTTAACTGATGAACAGAAGGCAACGTTTAAGGCACAAGCGCTTGAACATCAACAAACTCGTCAACTTGAGCTTGAAGCAAAACAAAAAAGTACCGCATTAAGACTCCAACAAAAATTATCCATGATGACAGAGGTTGTGGAGCCCACGCCTTACATGCAGGCTAAAGGCATTGAGGTCCATTCTGGAGTATATACCGATAATGAAAAACAACTAACCTGCATCCCGGCAACGGATTGCGAAGGCACCCTCTGGACTATCCAATATATTTCTGAAGATGGCACCAAGCGATTTGCCAAAGACTCCAAAAAGGAAGCTTGCTTTCATGTATTAGGCGGGATAGAGAAGCTATCTGATGCACCGGTTATTGTGATTGCCGAAGGTTATGCAACCGCTGCAACCATAAAAGAAGCCACCGAACTGCCAGCTGTCGTTTCTGCCTTTGATTCCGGAAATCTTAAATCAGTGGCTAAGGCATTACATGAAAAATACCCCCATACCCCGATTATTATGGCAGCGGATGATGACAAGCACCTTGAGTTATCTCAAGGCATCAATCCTGGCAAAGAAAAAGCGTTAGAGGCTGCAAGTGCTATTAATGGCTTTATTGTTATACCGACTTTTGCACCCCATGAGCAGTCACTTCACCCTAAGAAATTTAGCGATTTTAATGATTTGGCAAACCACAGTAGATTGGGCTTTGAAGGGGTAAAACGTCAGATCAAACCCAAGGTTGAAAAAATTGCTAAAAGATGCAATCGACTGCACCAGTGGCGAGAAAGTAATGTCGTGCATATCGCTTAG
- a CDS encoding class I SAM-dependent methyltransferase, which yields MNKENTKIHWESIYTEKLPQNVSWYQQEPTISLKIIRCFSDKNARIIDVGGGASILVDHLLKSGYSNLAVLDISGQAIEHVKNRLSDQATTIEWFEKDITAFIPPHTYDIWHDRAVFHFLTDIKSRQLYVNVLKNTVKSGSHIIIATFAKDGPQKCSGLDIVQYDNPSIQHELGNEFILLDSQFEMHITPAGKEQRFIYFVFQRK from the coding sequence ATGAATAAAGAGAATACTAAAATTCATTGGGAAAGTATTTACACTGAAAAACTTCCTCAAAATGTAAGCTGGTACCAACAAGAACCGACTATTTCATTAAAAATTATCCGGTGTTTCAGCGATAAAAATGCGCGAATCATTGATGTTGGCGGTGGTGCATCCATTCTAGTTGATCACTTACTGAAATCAGGATATTCAAATCTTGCAGTATTGGATATATCCGGTCAAGCGATTGAACATGTAAAAAATAGACTTTCCGACCAGGCAACAACGATCGAATGGTTTGAGAAAGATATTACTGCATTTATACCTCCTCATACTTATGATATCTGGCATGATCGCGCCGTTTTTCATTTTTTGACAGACATAAAATCAAGGCAATTGTACGTTAATGTACTCAAAAATACTGTAAAATCAGGTTCGCATATTATTATTGCAACATTTGCTAAAGACGGTCCCCAAAAATGCAGTGGACTTGACATCGTTCAATATGATAATCCCTCCATACAGCATGAGCTTGGTAATGAATTTATCTTATTAGACAGTCAATTTGAGATGCATATTACTCCAGCGGGAAAGGAACAACGTTTCATTTATTTTGTTTTTCAACGTAAATAA
- a CDS encoding type IV secretory system conjugative DNA transfer family protein yields the protein MSQNKPNKAIGPQIREKNHGKINRTLVLLVICSFLISMHIGTQFFAHQFHYTDALGGTFAPIYMPWQIFIWAIKYQPYYPDSFNAAFGLIVMMGCLFLMMIVLASKYLKKNNVSDYLHGSARWANWEDLNSASLIGHDEGVYVGAFEDDKGAIHYLRHNGPEHVLTYAPTRSGKGVGLVIPTLLSWKHSCVITDLKGELWAMTAGWRQKHATNKVIRFEPATLKGSARWNPLDEIRVGTESEVGDVQNLATLVVDPDGKGLETHWQKTSQALLVGFILHAIYKLKTQGEPATFPNIDRMLVDPNINIADLLIEMTQYPHIEGKTHPVISASARDMIDRPEEEAGSVLSTLKSYLALYRDPVVAHNVSASDFCIRDLMNQECPVSLYIVTQPNDKARLQPLVRVMINMIVRLLADRMEFERVSDDKGLSYVSAKKTYKHRLLCMIDEFPSLGKLDILQESLAFVAGYGLKFYLICQDINQLKSRERGYGPDETITSNCHIQNAYPPNRVETAEHLSKLTGQTTIVKEHITTSGKRFSTFLNQISKTVQEISRPLLTVDECLRMPGPKKDANGLIVEAGDMVVYAAGFPAIYGKQPLYFKDPVFMARASVEAPAHSDILRVRLSEDEVIRL from the coding sequence ATGAGCCAAAACAAACCTAATAAAGCCATAGGTCCTCAAATCAGAGAAAAAAATCACGGCAAGATAAATAGAACGTTGGTCTTATTAGTGATTTGTTCTTTCTTAATCAGCATGCACATTGGAACTCAGTTTTTCGCGCATCAATTTCACTATACTGATGCCCTTGGAGGGACATTCGCACCTATTTATATGCCTTGGCAGATTTTTATCTGGGCTATTAAGTATCAACCCTATTACCCAGATTCTTTTAATGCTGCCTTTGGTCTCATCGTTATGATGGGTTGTCTGTTTTTAATGATGATCGTGTTGGCTTCCAAGTATTTAAAAAAGAACAATGTGAGTGATTACCTCCATGGTTCAGCCAGGTGGGCTAATTGGGAGGACTTAAACAGTGCAAGCCTCATTGGACATGATGAAGGAGTTTATGTTGGTGCGTTTGAAGATGACAAAGGAGCAATTCATTATCTACGCCATAATGGGCCTGAGCATGTTTTAACGTATGCACCAACGCGCTCAGGCAAAGGTGTTGGCCTTGTGATTCCAACCCTTCTATCGTGGAAACACTCCTGTGTTATTACCGATTTAAAAGGCGAGCTCTGGGCAATGACCGCTGGATGGCGACAAAAACATGCCACCAACAAGGTTATTCGATTTGAACCTGCAACGTTAAAAGGAAGCGCTCGCTGGAACCCTCTGGATGAAATCAGAGTGGGTACGGAATCAGAAGTGGGTGACGTACAAAATTTGGCAACTCTTGTGGTTGATCCCGATGGCAAGGGACTGGAAACGCACTGGCAGAAAACCTCACAAGCCCTTTTGGTTGGTTTTATTCTGCATGCCATTTACAAATTGAAAACCCAAGGAGAACCAGCCACATTTCCCAACATTGACCGCATGCTGGTTGATCCCAATATTAATATTGCCGACCTACTCATTGAAATGACTCAATACCCGCATATTGAGGGCAAAACCCATCCTGTTATTTCGGCCTCTGCCCGTGACATGATTGATAGGCCCGAAGAAGAAGCAGGTTCTGTGTTATCTACTTTAAAATCTTATCTGGCTCTATATCGCGATCCTGTGGTGGCGCATAACGTCTCTGCCTCAGATTTTTGCATCCGCGATTTAATGAACCAAGAATGTCCTGTGAGCCTCTATATCGTTACTCAACCCAATGACAAAGCAAGGCTTCAGCCTCTGGTTAGAGTCATGATTAACATGATAGTGAGACTATTGGCCGACAGAATGGAATTTGAGCGTGTGTCCGACGATAAAGGGTTATCTTATGTAAGTGCTAAAAAAACGTACAAACATCGACTACTTTGTATGATTGATGAATTTCCAAGCCTTGGAAAACTCGATATTCTGCAAGAGTCATTAGCCTTTGTTGCGGGTTATGGATTAAAGTTTTACTTAATTTGTCAGGACATTAATCAGCTTAAAAGCCGTGAACGTGGCTATGGCCCTGATGAAACCATCACTTCGAATTGCCATATCCAAAATGCTTATCCTCCAAACCGAGTTGAAACGGCAGAACATCTTTCCAAACTGACAGGACAAACGACGATTGTTAAAGAACACATCACCACCAGCGGCAAACGCTTTTCTACGTTCTTAAATCAAATATCAAAAACTGTTCAGGAAATATCGAGACCTCTTTTAACCGTTGATGAGTGCCTGCGTATGCCAGGACCTAAAAAAGATGCTAATGGCTTGATTGTTGAAGCTGGAGATATGGTCGTTTATGCAGCGGGCTTCCCTGCTATTTATGGTAAACAGCCACTTTATTTTAAAGATCCAGTCTTCATGGCTAGAGCATCTGTAGAGGCTCCTGCTCACTCAGATATTTTACGTGTTCGTTTAAGTGAAGATGAGGTGATCAGGTTATGA
- a CDS encoding class I SAM-dependent methyltransferase: MIGVAESLPFATNQFDYILFNTVVCFLDSPQKAFSEAKRVLKSNGVLIIGMIDKNSPLGRLYETQKMDNSFYQNAHFYPVDELMALINQLGFSKKEVYQTIFSPLDKIVTPELVKPGCGEGGFVVIKAINRFYDVDSGIS, from the coding sequence ATGATAGGTGTGGCAGAATCCCTGCCATTTGCAACTAATCAATTTGATTATATTTTATTTAATACAGTAGTCTGCTTTCTTGATTCTCCCCAAAAAGCGTTCAGCGAGGCAAAACGTGTCCTTAAATCAAATGGCGTGTTAATCATTGGTATGATTGATAAAAACTCGCCATTAGGCCGTTTGTATGAGACCCAAAAAATGGATAATTCTTTTTACCAGAATGCCCATTTTTATCCAGTAGATGAATTGATGGCATTAATCAATCAATTGGGATTTTCAAAGAAAGAGGTTTATCAAACTATTTTTTCTCCGCTGGATAAGATTGTTACGCCAGAACTCGTTAAACCAGGGTGTGGAGAGGGTGGATTTGTTGTTATCAAAGCAATTAATAGGTTTTATGACGTTGATAGCGGTATTAGTTAG
- the traF gene encoding conjugative transfer signal peptidase TraF: MKKLSIIIAIFLISTIAAGILFHAMGFRINLTESIPVGLYRITGTEPLKNAYVIFCPDDRQSFRLAKNRGYIDHGLYCNGYGYLMKKVVAVSGDILTVTNEGVFVNYMLIPYSKPKLQDGMNRFLPQWQVMNYQLQEDEIMTMTSQSEWSFDGRYYGLVHTRQIKGMITPIWVINKREKTT, encoded by the coding sequence ATGAAAAAACTGTCCATCATAATCGCTATTTTTCTAATAAGTACTATTGCTGCAGGCATATTGTTCCATGCTATGGGCTTTAGGATAAACCTTACTGAATCCATTCCTGTAGGCTTATATCGCATCACCGGCACAGAGCCTCTCAAAAATGCTTATGTGATTTTTTGCCCAGATGATAGGCAATCTTTCAGACTAGCCAAGAACAGAGGCTATATAGACCATGGTCTTTACTGTAATGGATATGGTTATTTAATGAAAAAAGTGGTGGCTGTATCTGGCGATATCCTCACTGTGACAAATGAAGGGGTTTTTGTGAATTACATGCTAATTCCCTATTCAAAACCAAAATTACAGGATGGTATGAACCGCTTTTTACCTCAATGGCAGGTAATGAATTACCAACTTCAAGAAGATGAAATCATGACGATGACCAGTCAAAGCGAATGGTCATTCGATGGTCGATATTATGGTCTTGTTCACACAAGACAAATCAAGGGAATGATCACACCCATATGGGTAATTAATAAACGGGAGAAAACCACATGA